CCGTTCGAAGGCATGCACGTGGGTGAGGGAGTGCGGGAGAAGAAGATGCGCCGTGAAGCGCCGTCCTACCTGACCTCCTGCGGCCTGGCGATGCGGAGGTTCCTGCAGTGATCCTGATCAACCTGTTGCCGCACCGCGAGGCGGCACGCAAACGCCGGCGCGAGGCCTTCTTCGCATCGCTGGGGGCATCGGCCGTGGCCGGCGGCATCATCGCCGGCGCGATCTACGGCTGGTATGTCGCCCAGATCTCCGACCAGCAGAACCAGAACGCGGTGCTGCAGACGGAGATCAAGAAGCTGGAAGACCAGATCAAGGATATCGCCACGCTGCAGGCCGAGATTGCGGCCCTGCGGGCCCGCCAGCAGGCGGTGGAAGACCTGCAGGCCGACCGCAACATGCCGGTGCACCTGCTGAACGAACTGGTCAAGCAGCTGCCCGATGGCGTGTATGTCACCAGCATCAAGCAGGAGAACCAGACCATTTCGATCACCGGCATCGCGCAATCCAACGAGCGCGTTTCGGAGCTGCTGCGCAACCTGAGCAACAACAGCCCCTGGTTGACGCGTCCGGACCTGGTCGAGATCACGTCCACCTCGGTTTCCCTGAGTCCGCGCGACAACCGCCGGGTTTCCAACTATGTCCTGCGCTTCAAGCTGCTGCGGGCGAGCGAGGCGCAGAAGGCTGCGTCCGCTGCCAGCGGCTCATCGGCGCCGGCTTCGGCCGCTTCCGGCCCCGTGAGGACCTGACATGGCGACCCGTGAGCCTTCCAAGTTCGACGTCGCGGCGATCCAGCACGCCGTGTTCGGCCAGTTCCGTGGCCTGAACCCGAACGATCCGTCGTCCTGGCCGCTGCTGCCGCGCGCCCTGCTGTGCCTCACCCTGATGGCTGCCATCGTGGTGGGCCTCTGGTTCGCCTGGTTGGTCGACTCCGACGAGGAACTGCAGCGCGAGCAGAAGAAGGAAATCGAGCTGCGCGCGGACTACAGCAAGAAGCTGGCCGAGGCGGTCAACCTTGATGCGCTCAAGAAGCAGCGCGAGCAGGTGCTGCAGTACGTGACGCAACTCGAGAAGCAGCTGCCCAGCAAGGCGGAAATGGACGCCCTGCTGTCGGACATCAACCAGGCCGGCCTCGGCCGCAGCCTGAGCTTCGAGCTGTTCCGCCCGGGACAGGTGAGCGTGCGCGAGTACTACGCCGAACTGCCCATCGCCCTGCGGGTCACCGGCCGCTTCCACGATGTGGGCGCGTTCGCCGCCGACGTGGCCAACCTCTCGCGCATCGTCACGCTGAACAACCTGGCGGTGACGCCGAACAAGGACGGCAGTCTGGTGATGGACGCGACGGCGAAGACCTTCCGCTATCTCGATTCGGACGAAGTGGCCGCGCAGCGCAAGGCGAAAGGAGCGCAGAAGAAATGAGAAAGCGCACCCTCGCGGCGGCGGGAATGGCCGCGTTGGCGCTGGCGGGCTGCGGCTCGTCAGGGCAGGACGAACTGCAGCAATGGATGGCCGCGCAGCGCGCCGCCACCCGGCCGCGAGTTCAGCCGATTCCCGAACCCAAGAAGTTTGTGCCGCAGCCCTACACGCAAGACGGGTCCACCGATCCCTTCAGCAATCAGAAGCTGACGCAGGCGCTCAAGCGGGAGTCGGACAAGTCCACGGCGAACATGGCGCTGCTGGCGCCCGAACTCGCGCGGCGTAAGGAAGCGCTCGAAGCCTTCCCCCTGGATTCGATGAAGATGGTCGGCTACCTCAACAAGGAGGGCCGCCCGGTGGCGCTGCTGCGCGTGGACAACCTGCTGTACCAGGTGCGCCCCGGCAATTACCTGGGCCAGAACTACGGAAAGATCATGAAGGTGGGCGAGACGGAGGTGGTCCTGCGCGAAATCGTGCAGGACGCTGCCGGTGAATGGACTGAGCGAGCCGCCACGTTGCAACTGCAAGAGAGAGGGTCGAAATGAACTACAACAGGATCAGCTGGCGGCGGATCTGTGCCTTCGGCACCGCTTTGGTCGCCGCCTCATTGGCCTTCTCCGCGCGGGCGCAAAACGCCGTCGAAGCGGTCAATGGCTCGATCCAGGGCGGGGTGGAGGTCGTGCGGATCGACTTCGCGCAGCCGCTGGCAGCGGTGCCGGCCGGGTTCTCGATCCAGGCGCCCGCACGCGTGGCGCTGGACATTCCCGGGGCCAGCAACGGCCTGGGCAAGAGCACGGTGGAAATCAACCAGGGCAACGTGCGCTCGGTGAACGTGGTCCAGGCCGGCGAGCGCACCCGCCTCGTGCTGAACCTGAAGGCCGCCGCCGGCTACAAGGCGCAGCTGCAGGGCAAGTCGCTGCTCGTGGTGTTCGAGCCGGTCGCCGCGGCCGGCCCGGCCAAGCCGACGCAGCCGGTGTTCGCCGAGAGCCGCAACGTCGAGACGCAGCCGATCCGCGACCTGGACTTCCGGCGCGGCACCGACAGCGCCGGGCGCGTCATCGTCGCCCTGCCCAGCAACCAGGTGGGCGTGGACATCCGCCAGCAGGGCCATAACCTGGTGGTCGAATTCCTCAAGTCGACCCTGCCCGAGGGGCTGCGCCGCCGCCTGGACGTGACCGACTTCGGCACGCCCGTGCAGACCGTGACCACGACGCAGGTCGGCGACCGCGTGCGGGTGACTATCGAGCCCAAGGGCACCTGGGAGCACAGCGCCTACCAGAGCGACAACCAGTTCGTCGTCGAGGTGCGCCAGGTCAAGGTCGATCCGTCCAAGCTGACGCAAGGCCGCGGTTTCGCCGGCGAGAAGCTGTCGCTGAACTTCCAGAGCATCGACGTGCGGGCGCTGCTGCAGGTGATCGCCGACTTCACCAACTTCAACGTGGTGACTTCCGACTCCGTGACGGGTTCGGTGACGCTGCGCCTGAAGGATGTGCCCTGGGACCAGGCGCTTGACATCGTTCTGCAGGCCAAGGGCCTGGGCATGCGCAAGACCGGCAACGTGCTGTGGATCGCGCCCAAGGACGAAATCGCCGCCAAGGAGAAGCTCGACCTCGAGTCGAAAGCGGCCATCCAGAGCCTGGAGCCGGTGCGCACCCAGTCCTTCCAGCTGAACTACACCAAGGCCGCCGACATCGCGGCGCAGATCACCGCCGGCTCCGGTGCCGCGCGCATCCTGAGCACCCGCGGCAGCGTGATCGCCGAGCCGCGCACCAACCAGGTGTTCGTCACCGACATCCCGGCGCGCCTGGAACAGGTGCAGGACCTGATCGCCAAGCTCGACATCGCAGTGCCCCAGGTGCTGATCGAGGCGCGCATCGTGGAAGCCTCCGACACCTTCGGCCGCTCGCTCGGCGTGCGCCTGGGCGGCAGCGACCTGCGCGGCATCCGCGGCGGTGACGCCGGCTACTCGGTCGGCGGCAACGGCAACCGGATCGCGCTGGGCGGCACCTACGACGCCGTCTCGGGCACCACCGGCGAAGCGGAAAACAAGCTGGACACGGCGAACACCACCTTCGTGCACCTGCCGGCGATCGGGCAGGGCGGCTACAACCCGTCGACCTTCGCCATCTCGCTGTTCAGCGCCGCGGCCAACCGCTTCCTGAACCTCGAGCTCTCGGCCCTGGAGGCTGACGGCAAGGGCAAGCTGGTGTCCAGCCCGCGCATCGTGACGGCCGACAAGACCAAGGCCATGATCGAGCAGGGCACCGAGTTCCCCTACCAGCAGGCGACGTCCAGCGGCGCCACCTCGATCGCGTTCCGCCGCGCCACCCTCAAGCTGGAGGTCACGCCGCAGATCACGCCCGAAGGCAACATCATCCTGGACCTGGACATCAACAAGGACAGCCGCGGCGAAACCACGGCCGCGGGCATCGCGATCAACACCAAGCACATCAAGACCCAGGTGCTGGTGGAGAACGGCGGCACGGTCGTCATCGGCGGCATCTTCGAGCTGACCGAGAGCGACAGCGAAGCCAAGGTTCCGCTGCTCGGCGACATCCCCTACGCCGGCAACCTGTTCAAGAACAGGACGCGCAGCACCAACAAGCAGGAAATGCTTGTCTTCATCACCCCCAAGATGATTGCGGATCGCGCGGCGGCACGTTGACCAAAAAAACCAAGAATCGAGAAGGCTAGGAAGAGGACATGACTCAATTGATGAGATTGCTCGTGAGCGCGCTGTTCGCGGTGCTGTTGGCAGCTTGCGGTGGAGGCGGCGGTAGCGCGGGAAGCACAGGCACCACTACCCCGCCCACGAACAGCGGCGGTTCAGGAAGCGATGGCGGTGGCAGCACTCCTACCACGTCGCCGACCGTGGTTGTCGCAGTGGTCAACTCCACCGGCGCGCCCTCGACTTCGCTGAGCGTCGGCAGCTCGTTTTCCGCCAAGGCCACCGTCAAGGACGGATCGGGCGCCGCGGTGACCAACAAACTGGTCACGTTCTCCTTGAGCAACGCGAACCTCGCCACCTTGACGCCGAGTACCGCGTTGACGGATTCCTCAGGCGTGGCGCAGGTGGTTATTGCCCCCGCTTCCCTGACCGCGACCGGCGCCGCGACCCTGACCGCGAGTGCTTCGGTCAACGGCGCCACGGTGACCGGAAACGTCGACTTCGCGGTCTCCTCCAGCAGTCTCAGTCTCTCGGCATTGACCGTTGGCAGTGCCAACCTTCCCTCCGGCGGAAACACCTCCCTCAGCGTCACGGCGATGATCGGGGGAACTCCGGCGAGTGCGCTGCCGATCAACGTGAGCTTCACGGCCAGCTGCGGACGCATCAACAACGTCGGCACCAGCTTCAGCACCACGACGAACGGATCGGGCATTGCGACCGCCGTCTACAACGCTGTCAACGGTGACGGAACGCTGTGCAGCGGACCGGTGACCGTGACTGCCAGCAGTGCCGGTGCCACGCCCAAATCGTCCACCGTGACTGTGGCGGCGCCCGTCGCGAATGCCATTACCTTCGTGAATGCCACGCCGGGGCAGATCTTTGTGTCGGGTTCGGGCGCTATGGAACAATCGAACGTCAAGTTCAAGGTCCTGTCGGGAACGACGCCGCTGACGAACGTGGCCGTCAAGTTCAGCCTGCTGGTCAATCCTGGTGGTGTTGGCTTGGGCTCTACTGGCTCAACCGTCGATGTCTCCGCAACCAGCGACGCCCAAGGCGAGGCCACGGTCTCGGTCTTCTCCGGCACAATTCCAGGACCGGTGAAGGTGCGCGCATCGCTGGTCTCTGATGCCAGCGTGTTTGCCGAAACCCAGAATCTCAGCGTTTCGTCTGGCCCGCCATCGCAGCGTTTCATGAGCCTGAGCGTGGAAACTTCCAATATCGAAGGCTGGAATCAGGATGGCACGCCCACGAGGCTGACGGCTCGCCTGGCCGACCGCCAGGGCAACCCGGTCGAGAACGGCACCGTGGTCAACTTCACGGCGGAGGGGGGGCAGGTGGCTTCCAGTTGCGCAACGACCAAGGTGAATGGCATTTCGTTGTGCACGGTCGACTTCATCAGCCAGAACCCCAGGCCGGCCGGAGGCCGCGTGTCGGTTATGGCCTTCGCGTCGGGCACCAAGGACTATGTGGACGTCAATGGCAACAACAAGTACGACGCCGGCATCGACACTCTCGCCGACATCGGTGACGCGTACCGCGACGACAATGAAAATCACTCGTTCGAACAAGGCGAGTTCGTGGTCCCGCGTGGCGGCACAAATGCCTGTTCAGGTAGCGGCTGGCCTTTCCCGGCGCGCGCGAACACTTGCGACGGTACTCTGGGAACGACCGTGCGACAGCAAGCCGTCTTGCTGTTCTCCTCGAGCAATCCCGTTCTGAACATTGTGGCCTTCAATGCGGGCGCGATGGACTTCACGCTGGGCAGCATCGACAATCCGCTGCTGCCGATGCCGGCGGGAACGGTCGTTTCGGTCGACACCGGCGATCGTACGCCCGGCAACAATCTGGCATGCTCAGTGGAAAAGCTGTTTGGCACCGTGGTTCCGAACGTGATCCCTAGCCCGAATCCGAACGAATCGCTGGTGACCAGTCATCAGGTGATCCTGAAGAATTGCGCGTCGAATGACCTCGTCTCGGTCACGGTGCTCACGCCCGGCGGCCTGAAGACGATCTTCAATGTCCCCATCCCGTGATCATCCTGACCGGCTTGCCCGGCTCAGGTAAATCCACCGTCGGGCGTCAACTCGCCCGGCGGCTCGGACTCAACTTCAACGACTCCGACCACGTGATCGAGCAGCGACTGGGCTGCTCGATCCGTTCTTTTTTCGAGCGGGAAGGCGAGGACGCCTTTCGTGATGTCGAGGAAGAGGTCATCGCCGAGTTGTGCCGGCAGGAAGGCGTGCTCGCCACCGGCGGCGGGGCCGTGCTGCGGGCCGCCAATCGCCAGCGTTTGCGCGAGGCCGGGCAGGTGGTCTACCTGCGCGCCAGCGCCGACGATATCTTC
Above is a window of Ramlibacter tataouinensis DNA encoding:
- the pilQ gene encoding type IV pilus secretin PilQ; protein product: MNYNRISWRRICAFGTALVAASLAFSARAQNAVEAVNGSIQGGVEVVRIDFAQPLAAVPAGFSIQAPARVALDIPGASNGLGKSTVEINQGNVRSVNVVQAGERTRLVLNLKAAAGYKAQLQGKSLLVVFEPVAAAGPAKPTQPVFAESRNVETQPIRDLDFRRGTDSAGRVIVALPSNQVGVDIRQQGHNLVVEFLKSTLPEGLRRRLDVTDFGTPVQTVTTTQVGDRVRVTIEPKGTWEHSAYQSDNQFVVEVRQVKVDPSKLTQGRGFAGEKLSLNFQSIDVRALLQVIADFTNFNVVTSDSVTGSVTLRLKDVPWDQALDIVLQAKGLGMRKTGNVLWIAPKDEIAAKEKLDLESKAAIQSLEPVRTQSFQLNYTKAADIAAQITAGSGAARILSTRGSVIAEPRTNQVFVTDIPARLEQVQDLIAKLDIAVPQVLIEARIVEASDTFGRSLGVRLGGSDLRGIRGGDAGYSVGGNGNRIALGGTYDAVSGTTGEAENKLDTANTTFVHLPAIGQGGYNPSTFAISLFSAAANRFLNLELSALEADGKGKLVSSPRIVTADKTKAMIEQGTEFPYQQATSSGATSIAFRRATLKLEVTPQITPEGNIILDLDINKDSRGETTAAGIAINTKHIKTQVLVENGGTVVIGGIFELTESDSEAKVPLLGDIPYAGNLFKNRTRSTNKQEMLVFITPKMIADRAAAR
- a CDS encoding shikimate kinase, which codes for MIILTGLPGSGKSTVGRQLARRLGLNFNDSDHVIEQRLGCSIRSFFEREGEDAFRDVEEEVIAELCRQEGVLATGGGAVLRAANRQRLREAGQVVYLRASADDIFERIRHDKKRPLLQVADPLGRLRELFEARDPLYSETAHFIVATANPSVPALAKAIEAQLAAAGLLPARPKGR
- a CDS encoding pilus assembly protein PilP, which encodes MRKRTLAAAGMAALALAGCGSSGQDELQQWMAAQRAATRPRVQPIPEPKKFVPQPYTQDGSTDPFSNQKLTQALKRESDKSTANMALLAPELARRKEALEAFPLDSMKMVGYLNKEGRPVALLRVDNLLYQVRPGNYLGQNYGKIMKVGETEVVLREIVQDAAGEWTERAATLQLQERGSK
- a CDS encoding type 4a pilus biogenesis protein PilO, with the protein product MATREPSKFDVAAIQHAVFGQFRGLNPNDPSSWPLLPRALLCLTLMAAIVVGLWFAWLVDSDEELQREQKKEIELRADYSKKLAEAVNLDALKKQREQVLQYVTQLEKQLPSKAEMDALLSDINQAGLGRSLSFELFRPGQVSVREYYAELPIALRVTGRFHDVGAFAADVANLSRIVTLNNLAVTPNKDGSLVMDATAKTFRYLDSDEVAAQRKAKGAQKK
- a CDS encoding PilN domain-containing protein, with product MILINLLPHREAARKRRREAFFASLGASAVAGGIIAGAIYGWYVAQISDQQNQNAVLQTEIKKLEDQIKDIATLQAEIAALRARQQAVEDLQADRNMPVHLLNELVKQLPDGVYVTSIKQENQTISITGIAQSNERVSELLRNLSNNSPWLTRPDLVEITSTSVSLSPRDNRRVSNYVLRFKLLRASEAQKAASAASGSSAPASAASGPVRT